The following proteins are encoded in a genomic region of Zea mays cultivar B73 chromosome 9, Zm-B73-REFERENCE-NAM-5.0, whole genome shotgun sequence:
- the LOC100191412 gene encoding uncharacterized protein LOC100191412 — MHSDEEDDGEENDFQEGDEPSAAKKPRVVWSIELHRKFVAAVNQLGIDKAVPKRILELMNVEKLTRENVASHLQKYRLYLKRLSAVASQQASIVAAFGGRDPFLHMGAFEGLQSYQPFAPCAALSSFIPHHGSLGRTTAAAFGVPELAPAITVQAAASNGMISHCAGDASKFQLSGIQENQQPNLGQGSATSLGLPQLQQKWIQQETGDLSAVFSGSALANTLSGALQRVASSPLPPQELLEGVQTKVSAQPPITMASVSSELVERTVGVSANLQDSGISPQGTLPINDGFTADKLQLQDPFDSNGGTNFSVNMPVCPSGSLTASSNAKGGASSCSPVLLAPDTGRHSNYLQFGVAGNSGHDMNDIKQDHLHQGLSTGGFNHDFGTCMTEQTDPNVPYLMPQMKPNTLSSEDKLKQRNIYDLGIPKLHGGFSSSSCNFDGLLNSMIKAEKDDLSFTDSDLGCDFFPLGACI; from the exons ATGCACAGCGACGAGGAGGACGACGGCGAGGAGAACGATTTCCAGGAGGGCGACGAGCCCTCCGCGGCTAAGAAGCCGAGAGTCGTCTGGTCGATTGAGCTGCACCGGAAATTCGTCGCGGCCGTCAACCAGCTTGGGATTGATA AAGCTGTTCCGAAAAGGATTCTTGAGCTTATGAATGTGGAGAAACTCACCAGGGAAAATGTCGCGAGCCATCTACAG AAATACAGGCTCTATCTGAAACGGTTAAGTGCTGTGGCATCACAGCAAGCTAGCATTGTCGCCGCATTTGGAGGTAGAGACCCCTTTCTCCACATGGGAGCCTTTGAAGGCCTTCAGAGCTACCAACCTTTCGCCCCCTGTGCTGCTCTATCGTCCTTCATCCCACACCACGGCTCGCTTGGTAGAACTACCGCGGCAGCATTCGGGGTCCCGGAGCTTGCTCCTGCCATCACAGTTCAAGCTGCTGCCAGCAATGGCATGATAAGCCACTGTGCTGGCGACGCAAGCAAGTTTCAGCTCTCCGGTATACAAGAAAACCAGCAACCAAATCTGGGACAAGGCTCGGCCACCTCTCTTGGGCTGCCCCAGCTCCAACAGAAGTGGATCCAGCAAGAAACTGGCGACTTGTCTGCTGTCTTCTCTGGGAGTGCACTGGCTAACACTCTGTCTGGTGCACTCCAGAGAGTTGCGAGCAGTCCATTGCCACCGCAAGAACTTTTGGAGGGCGTACAAACCAAAGTTAGTGCCCAGCCACCAATAACAATGGCATCTGTGAGTTCAGAACTTGTTGAGAGGACTGTTGGAGTTTCGGCTAATTTGCAGGACTCCGGTATATCCCCGCAGGGCACTCTTCCAATAAATGATGGATTTACTGCTGACAAGTTACAGCTGCAAGATCCATTCGACAGCAATGGTGGAACAAATTTTTCAGTAAACATGCCTGTTTGTCCCTCTGGTAGCCTTACAGCATCCAGCAACGCCAAGGGTGGTGCTAGTTCGTGCAGTCCAGTGCTGCTCGCTCCTGATACTGGGAGACATTCAAACTACTTGCAGTTTGGAGTTGCAGGCAACTCTGGACATGACATGAACGATATTAAACAGGACCATCTGCATCAAGGATTGAGCACTGGAGGTTTCAATCACGATTTTGGCACCTGTATGACTGAACAAACAGATCCAAATGTGCCGTATCTTATGCCACAAATGAAGCCTAACACCTTGTCATCAGAGGATAAACTGAAGCAGAGGAATATTTATGATTTGGGGATTCCAAAGCTCCATGGTGGTTTTAGCTCTAGTAGCTGCAATTTTGATGGTCTTCTCAATTCCATGATCAAAGCG gaaaaggatgatctctcatTCACGGATAGCGACCTGGGGTGCGACTTCTTTCCACTCGGTGCTTGCATATGA
- the LOC100191412 gene encoding uncharacterized protein isoform X1 has product MLLGAAAARMEEKRVITGRERDQFPVGMRVLAVDDDPVCLKVLETLLRRCQYHVITTNQAITALKLLRENRDMFDLVISDVHMPDMDGFKLLELVGLEMDLPVIMLSVNGETKSVMKGITHGACDYLLKPVRIEELRNIWQHVVRRKFSKRERSNLDVYKDFNRLPGADPCHSHGHGHGQTTAGASDQSGRIGRKRKEMHSDEEDDGEENDFQEGDEPSAAKKPRVVWSIELHRKFVAAVNQLGIDKAVPKRILELMNVEKLTRENVASHLQKYRLYLKRLSAVASQQASIVAAFGGRDPFLHMGAFEGLQSYQPFAPCAALSSFIPHHGSLGRTTAAAFGVPELAPAITVQAAASNGMISHCAGDASKFQLSGIQENQQPNLGQGSATSLGLPQLQQKWIQQETGDLSAVFSGSALANTLSGALQRVASSPLPPQELLEGVQTKVSAQPPITMASVSSELVERTVGVSANLQDSGISPQGTLPINDGFTADKLQLQDPFDSNGGTNFSVNMPVCPSGSLTASSNAKGGASSCSPVLLAPDTGRHSNYLQFGVAGNSGHDMNDIKQDHLHQGLSTGGFNHDFGTCMTEQTDPNVPYLMPQMKPNTLSSEDKLKQRNIYDLGIPKLHGGFSSSSCNFDGLLNSMIKAEKDDLSFTDSDLGCDFFPLGACI; this is encoded by the exons ATGCTTCTGGGCGCTGCGGCCGCGAGGATGGAGGAGAAGCGTGTGATCACGGGGAGGGAGCGGGACCAGTTCCCCGTCGGGATGCGGGTCCTCGCGGTCGACGACGACCCCGTCTGCCTCAAGGTTCTCGAGACCCTGCTGCGGCGCTGCCAGTATCATG TAATAACGACCAACCAGGCCATCACCGCGCTGAAGCTGCTAAGGGAGAACAGGGACATGTTCGATCTGGTCATCAGCGACGTGCACATGCCCGACATGGACGGATTCAAGCTCCTTGAGCTTGTAGGGCTTGAGATGGACCTACCTGTCATCA TGTTGTCAGTGAACGGGGAGACGAAATCCGTGATGAAGGGGATAACCCATGGCGCCTGCGACTATCTCCTGAAACCCGTCCGCATCGAAGAGCTAAGGAACATATGGCAGCACGTCGTCAGGAGGAAGTTCAGCAAGCGAGAGCGCAGCAACCTTGACGTCTACAAAGATTTCAACAGGCTGCCAGGCGCGGATCCATGCCAcagccacggccacggccacggccagaCCACTGCCGGGGCTTCCGACCAGAGCGGGAGGATCGGCAGGAAGAGGAAGGAAATGCACAGCGACGAGGAGGACGACGGCGAGGAGAACGATTTCCAGGAGGGCGACGAGCCCTCCGCGGCTAAGAAGCCGAGAGTCGTCTGGTCGATTGAGCTGCACCGGAAATTCGTCGCGGCCGTCAACCAGCTTGGGATTGATA AAGCTGTTCCGAAAAGGATTCTTGAGCTTATGAATGTGGAGAAACTCACCAGGGAAAATGTCGCGAGCCATCTACAG AAATACAGGCTCTATCTGAAACGGTTAAGTGCTGTGGCATCACAGCAAGCTAGCATTGTCGCCGCATTTGGAGGTAGAGACCCCTTTCTCCACATGGGAGCCTTTGAAGGCCTTCAGAGCTACCAACCTTTCGCCCCCTGTGCTGCTCTATCGTCCTTCATCCCACACCACGGCTCGCTTGGTAGAACTACCGCGGCAGCATTCGGGGTCCCGGAGCTTGCTCCTGCCATCACAGTTCAAGCTGCTGCCAGCAATGGCATGATAAGCCACTGTGCTGGCGACGCAAGCAAGTTTCAGCTCTCCGGTATACAAGAAAACCAGCAACCAAATCTGGGACAAGGCTCGGCCACCTCTCTTGGGCTGCCCCAGCTCCAACAGAAGTGGATCCAGCAAGAAACTGGCGACTTGTCTGCTGTCTTCTCTGGGAGTGCACTGGCTAACACTCTGTCTGGTGCACTCCAGAGAGTTGCGAGCAGTCCATTGCCACCGCAAGAACTTTTGGAGGGCGTACAAACCAAAGTTAGTGCCCAGCCACCAATAACAATGGCATCTGTGAGTTCAGAACTTGTTGAGAGGACTGTTGGAGTTTCGGCTAATTTGCAGGACTCCGGTATATCCCCGCAGGGCACTCTTCCAATAAATGATGGATTTACTGCTGACAAGTTACAGCTGCAAGATCCATTCGACAGCAATGGTGGAACAAATTTTTCAGTAAACATGCCTGTTTGTCCCTCTGGTAGCCTTACAGCATCCAGCAACGCCAAGGGTGGTGCTAGTTCGTGCAGTCCAGTGCTGCTCGCTCCTGATACTGGGAGACATTCAAACTACTTGCAGTTTGGAGTTGCAGGCAACTCTGGACATGACATGAACGATATTAAACAGGACCATCTGCATCAAGGATTGAGCACTGGAGGTTTCAATCACGATTTTGGCACCTGTATGACTGAACAAACAGATCCAAATGTGCCGTATCTTATGCCACAAATGAAGCCTAACACCTTGTCATCAGAGGATAAACTGAAGCAGAGGAATATTTATGATTTGGGGATTCCAAAGCTCCATGGTGGTTTTAGCTCTAGTAGCTGCAATTTTGATGGTCTTCTCAATTCCATGATCAAAGCG gaaaaggatgatctctcatTCACGGATAGCGACCTGGGGTGCGACTTCTTTCCACTCGGTGCTTGCATATGA